From candidate division TA06 bacterium, the proteins below share one genomic window:
- a CDS encoding DUF456 domain-containing protein has protein sequence MRWVEISVLVVSFLVMFIGVIGAIVPMIPGPPLVLAGAFIYAAYTHFAVVGWKIILLLSVLAAIGVLLDYSAWVFGAKKLGATKLGVGFGVLGLIVGLFFLPWGLIVGPLVGVGIGEAIAKRKGVPALKASAGSLLGVLVGVIVKFLICFVMIAIFILALVL, from the coding sequence ATGAGATGGGTTGAGATATCTGTTCTGGTTGTTTCGTTTCTTGTGATGTTCATTGGCGTCATTGGGGCGATAGTGCCTATGATTCCGGGTCCTCCACTGGTGCTGGCCGGTGCGTTCATCTACGCAGCGTACACACACTTTGCTGTAGTAGGCTGGAAGATTATTCTCCTGCTTTCTGTCCTGGCTGCCATCGGTGTGCTTCTCGATTACAGTGCTTGGGTCTTTGGGGCAAAGAAGCTGGGAGCTACAAAACTTGGGGTCGGTTTTGGGGTCCTCGGTCTGATTGTGGGTCTTTTCTTCCTTCCCTGGGGTCTCATAGTCGGACCTCTTGTTGGTGTGGGGATAGGAGAAGCCATAGCCAAGCGAAAGGGAGTTCCCGCACTGAAGGCTAGCGCAGGGTCTTTGCTGGGGGTGTTGGTGGGAGTCATTGTCAAGTTCCTCATTTGTTTTGTAATGATAGCGATCTTCATTCTCGCACTAGTTCTGTGA
- a CDS encoding deoxyribonuclease IV: MFLGTIYLGIKVGKKLRFGFHISISGGFSKVLKRAGAKQCQTIQLFSRNPRGWKYRSLDGEEAEALRAGLPDSGIGPVFLHMPYLANLAAPSRGLFKKSLESLEEELRRAPLIGAQYVVMHVGHRLGSTEKHTFKRVASGVNGALSEVDNHVCLLLETTAGMGSEIGHTFAQVARVIDSIEQKDRVGVCLDTAHAFEAGYDWSSKEGLEEALDGFGREIGFQKLKLIHLNDSKTPLGSRVDRHWHIGKGFIGMDGMRMLINHPKLSGLPAIMETPRTSDEDDLANLRVVKRLSE; the protein is encoded by the coding sequence GTGTTTTTGGGGACAATATACTTGGGTATCAAGGTTGGGAAGAAGTTGAGATTCGGGTTTCACATCTCTATCAGTGGTGGGTTTTCGAAGGTTCTGAAGAGGGCTGGGGCCAAGCAGTGCCAGACCATACAGCTATTTTCACGAAATCCACGCGGGTGGAAGTACCGCAGCCTTGATGGCGAGGAGGCAGAGGCACTGAGGGCCGGTCTCCCTGATTCAGGCATAGGTCCGGTCTTTCTTCACATGCCCTACCTGGCTAACCTTGCGGCACCCAGCAGAGGTCTCTTCAAGAAGTCATTAGAAAGCTTGGAGGAGGAGTTGAGAAGAGCGCCGCTAATTGGTGCCCAATACGTAGTAATGCACGTTGGCCATCGACTCGGCTCCACTGAAAAACACACCTTCAAGAGAGTTGCCTCTGGCGTGAATGGCGCTCTATCCGAGGTAGACAACCATGTGTGTCTCTTGCTTGAGACGACTGCCGGCATGGGTAGCGAAATAGGCCACACATTTGCGCAGGTGGCAAGGGTCATTGACAGTATTGAACAGAAAGATAGGGTGGGGGTATGTCTCGATACTGCACACGCTTTTGAGGCAGGCTATGACTGGTCATCAAAAGAGGGGCTCGAGGAGGCCTTGGACGGGTTTGGAAGGGAGATCGGTTTCCAGAAGCTGAAGCTGATTCATCTGAACGATTCCAAGACTCCTCTTGGTTCAAGGGTCGACAGACACTGGCATATTGGAAAGGGGTTCATTGGAATGGATGGCATGAGAATGTTGATAAATCACCCGAAATTGTCAGGCCTTCCTGCCATCATGGAGACTCCACGGACAAGCGACGAAGACGACCTGGCAAACCTGAGGGTGGTCAAGAGGCTTTCAGAATGA
- a CDS encoding FAD-binding protein has translation MVNNSARKRLKEIFGGRVLFAVEERLCYSFDATNVEYLPDCVAFPLDVEEVVKTVALAVEETIPLIPRGAGSGFSGGAVAVKGGVVLSFEKMHRTEKMDRDALTAMVQPGVVTKKLQDEAAGIELFYPPDPASLSFSMIGGNIGTNAGGPRAIKYGTTRDYVIDLEVVTPAYGLISTAKKGCGFDLTPLFVGAEGILGVIVRAKLRLINAPETTKTILACFKSMRKAAEALDVIIEEGIIPSTAEFIDKPTVECVFGKSETEKDLRRSNVLIIEVDGWQVEVEELSKLIVDRCRNRGAHMVRFARSEREREEIWSIRRGISPALANIAPHKINPDVCVPRSRLPEYLSFVSLLSKRYSLRIFNFGHAGDGNIHTNIMFDGSRDGERRAAERALTELFEKTVELGGTISGEHGVGMARRKAIRLQIGPKELRLRRKLKSVFDPLDIMNPAKGL, from the coding sequence ATGGTGAATAATTCCGCAAGAAAGAGGCTGAAAGAGATATTCGGAGGCCGGGTTCTGTTTGCGGTCGAGGAGAGACTCTGTTACTCTTTTGATGCCACAAACGTGGAATACCTTCCAGATTGTGTCGCCTTTCCCCTCGATGTAGAGGAAGTAGTCAAGACAGTAGCACTCGCAGTAGAAGAAACGATTCCGCTCATTCCCCGGGGTGCCGGCTCTGGTTTTTCAGGAGGAGCTGTGGCAGTGAAGGGCGGCGTGGTTTTGAGCTTTGAAAAAATGCACCGCACTGAGAAGATGGACAGAGATGCTTTGACCGCAATGGTCCAGCCTGGAGTTGTGACCAAGAAGCTTCAGGATGAAGCTGCAGGGATTGAGCTTTTTTATCCACCCGATCCAGCATCGCTTTCTTTTTCCATGATTGGCGGGAACATAGGCACAAATGCTGGCGGGCCCAGAGCCATCAAGTACGGGACTACCAGAGACTATGTCATCGATCTGGAAGTGGTAACCCCTGCGTATGGTTTGATCTCTACAGCGAAGAAAGGGTGTGGTTTTGATCTGACCCCTCTTTTTGTGGGTGCTGAAGGGATTCTAGGAGTGATTGTCCGAGCGAAGCTCCGCCTCATAAACGCTCCAGAGACGACTAAGACGATACTGGCTTGTTTCAAGAGCATGAGAAAGGCTGCAGAGGCGCTTGATGTGATAATCGAAGAAGGAATTATCCCCTCCACTGCCGAGTTTATTGACAAACCAACTGTGGAATGTGTCTTCGGAAAAAGCGAGACAGAAAAAGATCTCAGGAGGTCAAACGTCCTCATAATAGAGGTTGACGGGTGGCAAGTTGAAGTTGAAGAACTGAGCAAGTTGATAGTGGATAGATGCAGGAACCGGGGTGCTCACATGGTAAGGTTCGCCCGGAGCGAAAGAGAGAGAGAGGAGATCTGGTCAATCAGGAGGGGGATCTCCCCGGCACTTGCAAACATAGCACCGCACAAGATAAATCCGGATGTTTGTGTGCCCAGGTCAAGGTTACCAGAATATCTTTCGTTTGTCTCCCTGCTATCAAAGAGATATTCTCTTAGAATATTCAATTTTGGCCATGCCGGCGACGGGAACATACACACGAATATCATGTTCGACGGCTCGAGGGATGGGGAGAGGAGGGCTGCTGAGCGGGCGCTCACAGAGCTGTTTGAGAAGACTGTGGAGTTGGGGGGGACAATATCGGGTGAGCATGGGGTGGGGATGGCAAGAAGAAAGGCGATACGCCTGCAGATTGGCCCAAAAGAACTCCGATTGAGGAGAAAACTGAAGAGCGTTTTTGACCCTTTAGATATAATGAACCCGGCTAAAGGACTTTAA
- the rsmD gene encoding 16S rRNA (guanine(966)-N(2))-methyltransferase RsmD, with product MKTPRGGMVRPTSDRVRESLFSIVERDAEDCCVLDLFAGAGSLGIEAISRGASHVTFVENSPQVVAILKGNIEDLDIRDRTTVMEADVLGVLKEFSTRRAKFGMVFMDPPYSESLAHRAMEALALSGVVAEDGIVVAEHRKTDLLEQTYGELTLTRVLKFGDTWISIYRREPCRR from the coding sequence ATGAAAACCCCCAGAGGAGGCATGGTGCGTCCCACCTCTGATCGGGTCAGGGAATCGCTCTTCTCTATTGTGGAAAGAGATGCAGAAGACTGCTGTGTTCTTGATCTTTTTGCCGGGGCTGGTAGCCTGGGTATTGAGGCCATCTCAAGAGGAGCCAGCCACGTGACCTTTGTGGAAAACTCTCCGCAGGTAGTGGCGATACTGAAGGGAAACATTGAAGACCTGGATATCCGGGACAGAACGACCGTAATGGAGGCCGATGTCCTGGGTGTTCTCAAAGAATTCTCCACAAGGCGGGCGAAATTTGGTATGGTCTTCATGGATCCGCCCTATTCAGAAAGCCTGGCTCACAGGGCGATGGAGGCCCTGGCATTGAGCGGCGTGGTTGCCGAGGATGGCATTGTAGTGGCAGAACACAGGAAAACGGATTTGCTTGAGCAGACCTATGGTGAGCTGACTTTGACAAGGGTCCTCAAGTTTGGTGACACGTGGATATCCATTTACAGGAGGGAACCATGTCGAAGGTAA
- the coaD gene encoding pantetheine-phosphate adenylyltransferase: MSKVIYPGTFDPITNGHIDVVDRCLKLFEKVIVAVGSQAQKIPLFTVDERLEMMHEVLKDKKNVEVDTFEGLLVNYADSKGAVAVVRGLRAVSDFEYEFQMALMSRKLLPSVERIFLVPAEEHVYLSSSVVKEIAGLGGDVSQFVPEVVAERLKAKQGKK; this comes from the coding sequence ATGTCGAAGGTAATATACCCGGGCACGTTCGATCCGATAACCAACGGCCACATTGATGTCGTGGATAGATGTCTAAAGCTGTTTGAGAAGGTGATAGTTGCGGTTGGCTCTCAAGCTCAGAAGATACCTCTCTTCACGGTTGATGAAAGACTGGAGATGATGCACGAAGTGTTGAAGGACAAGAAAAACGTTGAGGTGGACACCTTCGAGGGACTACTTGTGAACTACGCAGATTCAAAAGGTGCTGTGGCTGTGGTCCGGGGTTTGAGGGCGGTTTCAGACTTCGAGTATGAATTTCAGATGGCCTTGATGAGCAGAAAGCTGCTCCCATCGGTGGAGAGGATATTCCTGGTGCCTGCTGAGGAGCATGTCTACCTCAGTTCCAGCGTGGTGAAAGAGATTGCAGGTCTTGGTGGCGATGTTTCTCAGTTTGTCCCCGAAGTTGTTGCCGAGAGGCTTAAGGCAAAACAGGGGAAAAAGTAG